A section of the Bacillus sp. HSf4 genome encodes:
- a CDS encoding DEAD/DEAH box helicase translates to MVDFRKLKSKKTKPKSIEPTEIFRRLPKPEGINDLYTSQTEILQKWFDRRNERDIVLKLHTGGGKTLVGLLIAQSTQNETGEPVLYLTPTTQLVQQTLEKADKLGIPAVPYVKGGPLNNDFVNGKAIMVGTYKALFNGKSKFGLRGEANPQKIAAVILDDAHAAFSVVRDSFTLNVETKDNYTRYSELVDLFRKSFKDIDKLGTLEDIVSGSDYSILEVPYWAWHEQLDVVREQLKSDSDKYGLVWPLLRDQLHLCHALVSKDAFTITPILPLVNAFPTFYEAPRKIYMSATIADDSEIIRTFDANPDSVKNALQSRSLAGVSERMILIPELMSFEFQQEHSEGIIKWAADKKEVGSVVLVSSDEAAKVWSKVATVAKGSKEVERLVTQLQEEKIRGPVVFANRYDGIDLPGDSCRILLMNGLPSGTSNYELFKASAFYGGTTITRVLAQRIEQGIGRGARGAGDHCVILLVGSDISSWVAKDANFQFLTSATRAQLDIGIEVSKEIESARDLVETIQRSIDRDKEWTEYHAETLAELVDEDASNDFYLTQAKVERKAVNLWNDGYHEKAIAKLEQVVDDDKQAHDIQMRGWFQQLAARIADRWGNKERALDLQRQAFASNRNLIRPRSLTPYRPLSVPTSQARAIAQKIGGYRQRQGYLKSFEEVVANLHQDATANRFEQALCDLASMIGLSSERHDVDGEGPDVLWLLPERVGFVIEAKSRKKEKNALTKEQHGQLLVAAEWFAKEYPEYKCVRVSVHPKNQATRSAVAGASHALTYEKLMSLVADARTFLSSLCESQLNTEMLEAECNRLLEISNLRSDHIAKNYLIPFDIQA, encoded by the coding sequence ATGGTAGATTTCAGAAAACTCAAATCGAAAAAAACAAAACCGAAGTCAATTGAACCAACTGAGATATTCAGAAGATTACCCAAACCAGAAGGAATTAATGATTTGTATACAAGTCAAACTGAAATACTCCAAAAATGGTTTGACCGTAGAAATGAGCGGGATATAGTACTTAAGTTACATACAGGAGGCGGTAAGACTTTAGTGGGCTTACTTATTGCACAATCTACCCAAAATGAAACTGGTGAACCAGTTCTCTATTTAACCCCCACTACACAACTGGTTCAGCAGACACTTGAAAAAGCTGATAAATTAGGTATTCCTGCTGTACCATACGTAAAAGGTGGGCCTCTTAACAACGATTTTGTTAATGGGAAAGCTATTATGGTCGGGACATATAAGGCATTATTTAATGGAAAAAGTAAATTTGGTCTTCGAGGTGAAGCAAATCCGCAGAAGATAGCCGCAGTTATTCTTGACGATGCACATGCTGCTTTTTCAGTGGTTCGTGATTCGTTTACTCTTAATGTGGAAACTAAGGATAATTATACTCGTTATTCAGAGCTAGTTGACCTGTTTCGAAAATCTTTTAAGGATATTGATAAACTTGGGACATTAGAAGATATAGTTTCAGGTTCTGATTATTCAATTCTAGAAGTACCCTATTGGGCTTGGCATGAACAATTAGATGTGGTTAGAGAGCAACTAAAGTCTGATTCGGATAAGTACGGTTTAGTATGGCCGTTGTTAAGAGATCAACTTCATCTCTGTCACGCACTTGTCAGCAAAGATGCTTTTACAATCACACCCATTCTTCCTTTAGTAAATGCATTTCCAACCTTTTATGAAGCACCCAGGAAAATTTATATGTCAGCAACTATCGCAGACGATAGTGAAATTATTCGAACTTTTGATGCAAATCCTGATTCTGTTAAAAATGCTCTTCAATCTCGATCCTTGGCAGGTGTAAGTGAGCGAATGATTCTTATACCTGAATTAATGTCATTTGAGTTCCAACAGGAGCATAGTGAAGGAATTATTAAATGGGCAGCTGATAAAAAAGAAGTTGGGTCGGTTGTTCTTGTTTCATCGGATGAAGCGGCAAAGGTTTGGTCCAAAGTGGCAACTGTCGCAAAGGGGTCAAAAGAAGTCGAAAGATTGGTTACACAATTGCAAGAGGAAAAGATTAGAGGTCCTGTTGTCTTCGCCAATCGGTACGACGGAATTGATTTGCCTGGTGACTCTTGTCGAATACTACTTATGAATGGTTTACCATCAGGAACTTCTAATTACGAGCTTTTCAAAGCAAGTGCCTTTTATGGGGGGACAACTATCACTCGCGTGTTAGCTCAAAGAATTGAGCAAGGAATAGGCAGAGGAGCTCGTGGAGCAGGGGATCATTGTGTAATTTTATTAGTGGGAAGTGATATTTCATCTTGGGTTGCAAAGGATGCAAACTTTCAATTTCTTACTAGTGCAACCAGAGCTCAATTAGATATAGGTATAGAAGTAAGTAAGGAAATAGAGAGTGCGAGAGACTTAGTAGAAACTATTCAAAGAAGTATTGACCGAGATAAAGAATGGACTGAATATCATGCTGAAACTCTTGCTGAGCTGGTCGATGAAGATGCATCTAATGATTTTTACCTTACTCAAGCTAAAGTGGAAAGGAAAGCAGTAAATCTTTGGAATGACGGTTATCATGAAAAAGCAATTGCTAAACTTGAACAAGTAGTAGATGACGATAAACAAGCTCATGATATACAAATGCGTGGATGGTTTCAACAATTAGCGGCTCGTATAGCAGATAGATGGGGTAACAAGGAAAGAGCTTTAGACTTACAGCGTCAAGCCTTTGCCAGTAATAGAAACTTAATTAGGCCAAGAAGTCTTACACCATATCGGCCTTTATCAGTACCAACATCGCAAGCAAGAGCAATTGCTCAGAAAATAGGGGGCTATCGACAGCGTCAAGGGTATTTAAAGTCATTTGAGGAAGTTGTAGCGAATTTGCATCAAGATGCAACAGCTAATCGATTTGAACAAGCTCTTTGCGATTTGGCTTCCATGATAGGACTTAGCTCTGAGCGTCATGATGTTGACGGTGAAGGCCCAGATGTACTTTGGCTATTGCCAGAACGAGTTGGATTTGTTATTGAAGCAAAGAGCAGAAAAAAAGAAAAAAATGCATTGACAAAGGAACAACACGGGCAACTTCTGGTAGCTGCTGAGTGGTTTGCAAAAGAATATCCAGAATACAAGTGTGTAAGAGTCAGTGTGCATCCAAAGAATCAGGCTACCCGTTCTGCTGTAGCAGGAGCCTCACATGCACTTACATATGAAAAGCTTATGTCTTTGGTTGCAGATGCCCGTACATTTTTATCTTCACTTTGCGAATCACAGCTTAATACTGAAATGCTAGAGGCAGAATGCAATCGACTGTTAGAAATTTCAAATCTTCGTTCTGATCATATTGCAAAAAACTATTTGATACCTTTTGATATTCAAGCTTGA
- a CDS encoding GNAT family N-acetyltransferase: protein MKSNVLNHNDIYLQKVPINNLQTLFNYVYMDFSFLKGTFPSRIINSAIKKGILHPVYLTNGSDIFGYALYQDVPKLNCIHVLFLAVLPEYRSTGLGSVLLARLNGIAENGLILEVEDPETAKSEEELAIQTRRITFYQRNDFHLIDDVKFSHFGYAIRVMTNFNPPNQDWLKFHRNLYNRVYRICGVPLSTFTLKNR, encoded by the coding sequence ATGAAAAGTAATGTATTGAATCACAATGATATTTACCTTCAAAAAGTGCCTATTAATAATCTCCAAACTCTATTCAACTATGTTTACATGGATTTTTCTTTCTTGAAGGGTACTTTTCCTTCAAGAATCATAAACTCTGCTATAAAAAAAGGTATTTTACACCCGGTATATCTCACGAATGGGTCTGACATATTTGGATATGCTCTATATCAAGATGTGCCCAAGTTGAATTGTATACATGTTCTATTTCTTGCAGTTTTGCCTGAGTACCGTTCGACTGGATTAGGTAGTGTTCTTCTTGCTCGTTTGAATGGAATAGCAGAGAATGGCCTCATTTTAGAAGTGGAAGACCCTGAAACGGCGAAGAGCGAAGAAGAATTGGCGATTCAGACTCGTCGCATCACTTTTTATCAAAGGAATGATTTTCATCTTATTGATGATGTGAAGTTTAGTCATTTTGGTTATGCTATTCGAGTGATGACCAATTTTAATCCTCCTAATCAGGACTGGCTTAAATTTCATCGGAATTTGTACAATCGTGTTTATCGAATTTGCGGAGTGCCTTTGTCTACATTTACACTTAAAAATCGATAA
- a CDS encoding MarR family transcriptional regulator, producing the protein MHALDKSYYEWALKNLRAMNKDNVYKNLTYNSLLYLEMILYNENCTASFLADTLHVARSAVTVKINELVSKGLVIKTPSKTDKRVSYLKVSPAVAKDYIRMDDSLLAATKEIEQTYSKEEIKAFTEMLEIIQKHYTRGDKYEK; encoded by the coding sequence ATGCATGCACTAGATAAATCGTATTACGAATGGGCTTTGAAAAATCTCCGTGCAATGAATAAAGATAATGTCTATAAGAACCTAACCTATAACAGCTTATTATATTTAGAGATGATTCTATACAACGAAAATTGTACAGCTAGTTTTTTAGCTGATACACTCCATGTGGCTCGTTCAGCTGTAACTGTGAAAATTAATGAGTTAGTCTCTAAAGGTTTGGTAATCAAAACACCTAGTAAAACAGATAAACGTGTAAGCTACTTGAAAGTCAGTCCTGCAGTTGCTAAAGATTATATAAGAATGGACGATTCCTTACTAGCTGCCACGAAAGAAATTGAACAGACTTATAGCAAGGAAGAAATTAAGGCATTTACAGAAATGCTTGAAATTATTCAAAAGCATTATACGAGAGGGGATAAGTATGAAAAGTAA
- a CDS encoding HAD-IIA family hydrolase yields MIYKKYDVFLFDLDGVIYIGDKALPEAVSSLKRLREEKKSIRFLTNDPCVTRETIVKRLHKLGFSASIDEVITSGWATANYLVKAGIKRAYILGNDELKSEIQKAGIDLEEDLAEAVVIGWDHNITFQDIHKAVNLIRSGASFIATNGDKTFPTAKGPAPATGAIVEAVKTGADKEPIIIGKPESSIFEKVLESFEDRERCVMIGDSPETDIIGANRMGISSILVSDQNTLFPVEHDFRNPDVVIRDLKYLFDSEVMIEVREKPDYQWTEQVKAGVAGIIIKESSSVLLMKRADNGQWGIPSGHVEPGESVEQAIIREIKEETGLTVKVSKMIGVYSDPSSQTFIYPDGRVSHFITNCFQCEVIGGELKKSTEEALEIRYFNIHELPENLLPMHPRWLEDALAQKDLAFIR; encoded by the coding sequence ATGATCTATAAGAAATATGATGTATTTTTATTCGATTTAGACGGAGTAATTTATATAGGAGACAAAGCTTTACCAGAAGCTGTTTCTTCTTTAAAACGCCTCCGTGAAGAAAAGAAATCCATTCGTTTTTTAACGAATGATCCCTGTGTTACAAGAGAAACGATTGTTAAAAGGCTTCATAAACTCGGTTTTTCAGCAAGTATTGATGAAGTGATTACTTCGGGGTGGGCAACAGCTAATTACCTTGTTAAGGCTGGAATAAAGAGAGCATATATATTAGGAAATGATGAACTTAAAAGCGAGATTCAAAAAGCTGGTATTGATCTTGAAGAAGACCTAGCAGAGGCTGTTGTCATTGGATGGGATCACAATATTACTTTTCAAGATATACATAAGGCGGTAAATCTCATCCGCAGTGGGGCTTCATTTATTGCTACAAATGGGGATAAAACATTTCCCACCGCTAAAGGACCAGCTCCAGCTACAGGTGCCATAGTTGAGGCTGTTAAAACGGGAGCAGATAAAGAGCCCATCATCATTGGAAAGCCGGAGTCTTCAATATTTGAAAAAGTACTTGAGTCCTTTGAAGATAGAGAAAGATGCGTCATGATTGGAGATTCACCTGAGACAGATATTATTGGAGCGAACCGAATGGGTATATCTTCTATCTTAGTTTCTGATCAAAATACTTTATTTCCTGTAGAACATGACTTTAGAAATCCAGATGTTGTGATCCGCGATTTGAAGTATTTGTTCGATAGTGAAGTTATGATAGAAGTACGTGAGAAACCAGATTATCAATGGACAGAACAAGTTAAAGCTGGAGTCGCTGGAATAATAATCAAAGAATCAAGTTCGGTTTTATTAATGAAGCGTGCTGATAATGGTCAATGGGGCATACCTTCAGGACATGTGGAACCTGGTGAATCAGTTGAACAAGCGATAATAAGAGAAATAAAAGAGGAAACCGGATTAACTGTTAAAGTCTCTAAAATGATTGGAGTTTATTCAGATCCAAGCTCACAGACATTTATTTACCCTGACGGAAGAGTCAGTCACTTTATTACCAACTGTTTTCAATGTGAAGTGATTGGAGGAGAATTGAAAAAATCCACAGAGGAGGCTTTAGAAATTAGGTATTTTAATATCCACGAGTTACCAGAAAATCTACTGCCAATGCACCCTAGGTGGTTGGAGGATGCCTTAGCACAGAAAGACCTTGCTTTTATTCGTTAA
- the thiD gene encoding bifunctional hydroxymethylpyrimidine kinase/phosphomethylpyrimidine kinase — MTDIYKALSIAGTDPTGGAGIHADLKTFQEQQVYGMAVITSVVAQNTLGVKSFEEVSLNNISQQIDCVIGDIKPDAVKTGMLASVEIIELIAEKLKAANIQSYVMDPVMVAKSGHHLLHKDAVNHLKKLLIPQTTVITPNIPEAEVIIGKSIKTIQQMRDAAKEIVEVYGAKSAVVKGGHMNGEARDIMYFDEAFEEFVSPRFDTKHTHGTGCTFSAVITAELAKQHSIPESVATGKEFISAAIKHPIGIGKGQGPTNHFAYRSIINQETTT, encoded by the coding sequence TTGACGGATATCTACAAAGCACTTTCGATTGCTGGAACAGATCCAACCGGGGGAGCAGGAATTCATGCAGACCTAAAAACCTTTCAGGAGCAGCAAGTATATGGAATGGCTGTTATTACATCAGTTGTTGCTCAAAACACACTTGGTGTGAAAAGTTTTGAGGAGGTATCTCTGAATAATATATCTCAGCAAATAGACTGTGTCATTGGAGACATAAAACCGGATGCTGTAAAAACCGGTATGCTTGCAAGTGTGGAAATTATTGAACTAATAGCTGAAAAATTAAAAGCGGCTAATATCCAATCGTATGTGATGGACCCAGTTATGGTTGCTAAAAGCGGACATCATCTGCTTCATAAGGATGCCGTTAATCATTTGAAAAAATTATTAATACCTCAAACAACTGTTATTACACCAAATATTCCAGAAGCGGAAGTAATCATCGGCAAATCAATAAAAACGATACAGCAGATGCGTGATGCTGCTAAAGAAATTGTGGAAGTATACGGGGCAAAGAGTGCTGTCGTAAAAGGGGGGCATATGAACGGAGAAGCTCGTGATATTATGTATTTTGATGAGGCCTTCGAGGAATTTGTTTCCCCTCGCTTTGATACAAAACATACCCATGGGACAGGCTGTACTTTTTCTGCTGTCATCACTGCAGAGCTAGCAAAGCAGCACAGTATACCAGAATCAGTAGCAACTGGAAAAGAATTTATTTCAGCAGCCATTAAACATCCTATAGGGATTGGGAAGGGACAAGGGCCTACAAATCATTTCGCGTATCGCTCAATTATTAATCAAGAGACAACTACTTAA
- a CDS encoding class I SAM-dependent methyltransferase codes for MKTSWKEDSVAGKFDAYNDVLEQTLGFEYVFRKFDKADIKKVLDFGCGPGKVAYRLAERIDCNVIAVDESSKMLDIAKTKRKHPHVDYHLIEHDNLSFLPDHSVDAAMACYVFINTESDQRIKRIMDEIFRVLKPGASFVILDTNPDSTGIEFSTFRNGIPGKEYSYGEERNEWLHVPEQADLILNDFHWPKSMYYKLLSSAGFESVTLLEPTLKEIDGEQLKAIEQKFKFNNWKSEKEYPPFIIFEAVKPT; via the coding sequence ATGAAAACTTCTTGGAAAGAAGACAGTGTTGCTGGTAAATTCGATGCTTATAACGACGTTTTAGAACAAACATTAGGTTTTGAGTATGTTTTTCGTAAATTTGATAAAGCGGATATTAAAAAGGTGCTCGATTTTGGCTGTGGTCCCGGAAAGGTAGCATATAGGTTAGCTGAAAGAATAGATTGCAATGTAATCGCAGTAGATGAATCAAGTAAAATGTTAGATATAGCAAAGACAAAAAGAAAGCATCCACATGTTGACTATCATTTAATTGAACATGATAATCTTTCCTTCTTACCAGATCATTCAGTTGATGCTGCTATGGCCTGTTACGTCTTTATTAATACAGAGAGTGATCAACGTATCAAAAGAATCATGGATGAAATTTTTCGTGTGTTAAAACCGGGTGCTTCTTTTGTTATACTCGATACCAACCCTGATTCAACTGGAATAGAATTTTCAACCTTTCGCAACGGAATACCGGGGAAAGAATATTCTTATGGAGAAGAAAGAAATGAGTGGCTTCATGTTCCTGAACAAGCGGATTTAATTTTAAATGACTTTCATTGGCCGAAGTCAATGTACTATAAGCTTTTATCTAGTGCAGGTTTTGAAAGTGTAACTTTACTAGAACCAACGTTAAAGGAAATTGACGGAGAGCAGTTAAAGGCTATCGAACAAAAATTTAAATTTAATAATTGGAAAAGCGAAAAGGAATATCCACCTTTTATCATTTTTGAAGCGGTTAAACCTACCTAA
- a CDS encoding thymidylate synthase, which produces MRKKTFHEAYMETLYDIYYNPEFLNSPRGQKSKEKLNYHLTLENPIERVTYLPSRKTNIVFNFAEVLWYLSGNNNLDFISYYNKKMPLYSMNKKTLTGTAYGPKIFEFGNAKLNQWNRIKNLLTQEDVDSKRAFIQIFDASELFVSGNIDVSCTIGLQFFIRENKLYMSSVMRANDAFRGMISDLFSFTFMQELMARELRLEVGEYFHNVGSIHIYESDNEWAKTVLEEAKTHNDIAAFEFPKMPAGNNWAFIETVLEYEVLLRKDQISMSKQDIETLDLPEYWKQILLLFSIYQHIAYKRDMDHSLFQGLLPIYQFFVRNKWFNYFSTKQKGGI; this is translated from the coding sequence ATGAGAAAGAAAACTTTTCATGAAGCATATATGGAAACCCTGTATGACATCTATTACAACCCTGAATTTTTGAATTCACCGCGTGGACAAAAAAGCAAAGAAAAATTGAACTATCATCTGACCCTTGAAAATCCAATAGAACGTGTCACTTACTTACCCTCTAGAAAAACAAATATCGTGTTTAATTTTGCTGAAGTTTTATGGTATTTATCGGGGAATAACAACTTAGATTTTATTAGTTATTACAATAAAAAAATGCCTTTATATTCAATGAATAAAAAAACATTAACAGGTACTGCGTATGGGCCTAAAATATTTGAATTTGGAAACGCAAAATTAAATCAATGGAATAGAATAAAAAATCTTTTGACACAAGAAGACGTTGATTCAAAAAGGGCTTTTATTCAAATATTTGATGCCTCGGAACTCTTCGTTTCAGGAAACATTGATGTTTCTTGTACAATCGGTTTGCAATTTTTCATAAGAGAAAACAAGTTATACATGTCTTCCGTCATGCGTGCAAATGATGCATTTCGAGGAATGATTAGTGATCTGTTCTCTTTTACATTTATGCAAGAATTAATGGCGAGAGAACTTCGTTTAGAAGTCGGGGAATATTTCCATAATGTTGGTTCTATTCATATTTACGAATCGGACAACGAATGGGCAAAAACAGTACTTGAGGAAGCTAAAACCCATAATGATATCGCGGCTTTTGAATTTCCTAAAATGCCTGCCGGGAATAATTGGGCCTTCATCGAAACAGTTTTAGAATATGAGGTTTTGCTTAGAAAAGATCAAATTTCAATGTCAAAGCAGGATATTGAAACTCTAGACTTACCTGAATATTGGAAACAGATTCTTTTACTTTTCAGTATATATCAGCATATTGCTTATAAACGAGATATGGATCATTCTCTATTTCAAGGGTTACTTCCTATTTATCAATTTTTTGTTAGAAATAAGTGGTTTAATTACTTCTCAACTAAACAAAAGGGGGGAATTTAA
- a CDS encoding nucleoside 2-deoxyribosyltransferase has translation MTTKKVFLAGPFKSLVDENTGLMSLHERGKLESLISFFENEGWLVHNAHKREGWGKDFMTPQQCTKIDFDEISTCDLFVAFPGSPASPGTHIEIGWASALKKKIVLLLENDRDYAFLIQGLNVVADVEYINFKDTDDLLKKIKSILIK, from the coding sequence GTGACAACTAAAAAAGTTTTTTTAGCAGGGCCTTTTAAAAGTTTAGTAGATGAGAATACCGGATTGATGAGTTTACATGAAAGGGGAAAGTTAGAGTCGTTAATTTCTTTTTTTGAAAATGAAGGATGGTTAGTTCATAATGCCCATAAGCGAGAAGGATGGGGGAAAGATTTCATGACACCCCAACAATGCACTAAAATTGATTTTGATGAAATAAGCACTTGCGACCTTTTTGTAGCTTTTCCTGGCTCACCGGCTTCTCCTGGAACTCATATAGAAATTGGATGGGCTTCTGCCTTGAAAAAAAAGATAGTGTTATTACTAGAAAATGATAGGGATTATGCATTCTTAATCCAAGGGTTAAATGTAGTAGCTGATGTTGAATACATTAATTTTAAAGATACCGATGATTTATTAAAGAAGATTAAAAGTATCCTTATAAAATAA
- a CDS encoding branched-chain amino acid transporter permease, translating to MTMSVTQQIITIAIVVIGTMLTRFLPFMVFPSGKPTPKYVQYLGKVLPSAVLGLLVIYCFKDVSLLSGSHGFPELIAVGVVALLHFWKKNMLLSIAGGTVVYMILVQLVF from the coding sequence ATGACAATGAGTGTAACGCAGCAAATCATCACGATTGCCATAGTCGTGATAGGCACAATGCTGACAAGGTTTCTTCCATTTATGGTTTTCCCATCGGGTAAACCAACACCGAAGTATGTGCAGTATCTCGGTAAAGTACTGCCATCGGCAGTGTTAGGACTTTTGGTGATCTATTGTTTTAAGGATGTGAGCCTGCTTTCTGGCAGTCACGGGTTCCCTGAGCTTATTGCAGTAGGTGTAGTTGCACTGCTTCACTTCTGGAAGAAAAATATGCTCCTCTCCATAGCGGGAGGAACCGTTGTATATATGATTTTGGTACAATTGGTTTTTTGA
- the azlC gene encoding azaleucine resistance protein AzlC → MNENKDSLNLNSLRTYNQVNKRIQIWAAFRAAFPHTVPILAGFVFLGIAYGIYMNSLGFSAIYPIIMSFAIFAGSMEFVAANFLLVAFNPMNALFLTLMVNARHLFYGISMLDKYRGTGKKKFYLIYGMCDESFSINCTVDIPKNVDKGWFMFFVTLLNHSYWVIGAAIGGIFGSLVKFNTEGLDFVMTALFVVIFIEQWIKEKRHFSNLAGLGLSAVSLMIFGGSNFIIPAMLAILVTLTALRKPLEKVEVAR, encoded by the coding sequence TTGAATGAGAACAAGGATTCGTTAAATTTAAATTCTCTTAGGACATACAATCAAGTGAATAAAAGAATTCAAATATGGGCTGCATTTCGTGCGGCTTTTCCGCATACGGTTCCTATTTTGGCGGGTTTTGTATTTTTGGGGATTGCCTATGGGATCTATATGAATTCATTAGGGTTCAGCGCTATTTATCCAATCATCATGAGCTTTGCCATTTTTGCAGGGTCAATGGAGTTTGTCGCAGCCAATTTTTTGCTTGTGGCGTTCAACCCGATGAATGCTCTTTTTTTAACGTTAATGGTGAACGCACGCCATTTGTTTTATGGCATTTCTATGCTGGATAAGTATAGGGGAACCGGGAAGAAAAAGTTTTATCTGATTTACGGGATGTGTGATGAGTCTTTTTCTATCAATTGTACAGTTGATATTCCGAAGAATGTGGACAAGGGCTGGTTTATGTTCTTTGTAACACTGCTTAATCATTCTTATTGGGTGATAGGGGCAGCGATTGGCGGCATTTTTGGCTCTCTTGTCAAGTTCAACACAGAAGGGCTCGATTTTGTGATGACGGCTCTTTTTGTTGTGATTTTCATTGAACAGTGGATCAAAGAGAAACGGCACTTCAGCAATCTTGCAGGACTTGGACTTTCAGCAGTCAGCCTTATGATTTTTGGCGGAAGCAACTTCATTATTCCTGCGATGCTTGCTATTTTGGTGACGCTTACCGCTTTGAGAAAACCATTGGAGAAAGTTGAGGTTGCCCGATGA
- a CDS encoding Lrp/AsnC family transcriptional regulator, producing the protein MAIIFDDYDKAILREFQEDDSISNLNLSKKIGLSPSACLARTKNLVETGMIKKFTTIVDEKKLGIEVTALALINLSPLNRETIHSFLEDINKYPQAQECYTLTGSHDYMLKIVAKDMESYRNFIIDSLMQNPAISEVDTSMVMSTEKRTVSVPIDEV; encoded by the coding sequence ATGGCGATTATTTTTGACGATTATGACAAGGCAATATTAAGAGAATTTCAGGAAGATGATTCCATATCAAATCTAAATTTATCAAAGAAAATTGGGCTTTCACCATCGGCATGTCTTGCAAGAACAAAAAACCTAGTAGAAACTGGTATGATTAAAAAGTTTACGACGATTGTTGATGAGAAAAAATTGGGGATTGAAGTCACAGCATTAGCACTCATCAATTTATCACCCCTGAATAGGGAAACCATTCATTCATTTTTAGAGGATATAAACAAATATCCACAGGCTCAAGAGTGCTACACACTGACAGGAAGCCATGACTACATGCTTAAGATTGTAGCAAAGGACATGGAGAGTTATCGAAACTTTATCATTGATTCATTAATGCAGAATCCGGCAATCAGTGAAGTTGATACAAGCATGGTTATGAGTACAGAAAAAAGGACGGTCAGTGTGCCAATTGACGAAGTTTAG